The stretch of DNA CAAGCAGAGCATCCTTGACTTCCTTGTTCCTCAGGGTATAGACCACTGGGTTCATCAGGGGCGTGATGACGGTGTAGGTCACAGAGATCAGCTGGTCCTGATCCCTGGTGTTCTCAGACTTGGGCTTGAGGTAGGCGATGGAGGCACAGCCATAGTGGACGATGACCACGGTGAGGTGGGAGGCACAGGTGGCGAAGGCCTTCTTCCGGCCCTGGGCGGAGGGGATCTTGAGGATGGTGGAGATGATGAGGATGTAGGAGATGAAGACCAGGCCCATGGGAACCACGAGCACCAGCACACTGATGATCACAGTCAGGATCTCATTGACCGAGGTGTCAATGCAAGAGAGCTTCATCACAGGTCGGATGTCACAGAAGAAGTGGGCCACCTTCGTAGCACAGAAAGGCAACCTGAACACAGATGTCACTTGCGTCATGGCTACGATCAGCCCAATGCTGCAGGCACCCCCCACCAACTGCATGCACACCCTCTTGTTCATGATGACTGTGTACCTCAGGGGGTTGCAGATGGCCACGTAGTGGTCATAGCCCATTGCTGTGAGTAGGAAGCAGTTGTTGATGGCCAAGGTGATGAAGAAGAACATCTGAGTGGCACAGCCAGCCAAGGAGATGGGCTGA from Suricata suricatta isolate VVHF042 unplaced genomic scaffold, meerkat_22Aug2017_6uvM2_HiC HiC_scaffold_24678, whole genome shotgun sequence encodes:
- the LOC115284881 gene encoding LOW QUALITY PROTEIN: olfactory receptor 10J1-like (The sequence of the model RefSeq protein was modified relative to this genomic sequence to represent the inferred CDS: inserted 2 bases in 1 codon), translated to LVFLALYTLTLAGNVVIVTIISVDRHLHTPMYFFLSMLSASETIYILVXCNLVGLSQPISLAGCATQMFFFITLAINNCFLLTAMGYDHYVAICNPLRYTVIMNKRVCMQLVGGACSIGLIVAMTQVTSVFRLPFCATKVAHFFCDIRPVMKLSCIDTSVNEILTVIISVLVLVVPMGLVFISYILIISTILKIPSAQGRKKAFATCASHLTVVIVHYGCASIAYLKPKSENTRDQDQLISVTYTVITPLMNPVVYTLRNKEVKDA